A single Amphiura filiformis chromosome 19, Afil_fr2py, whole genome shotgun sequence DNA region contains:
- the LOC140141453 gene encoding hemicentin-1-like, whose amino-acid sequence MAIHLNSVIFFAITILQGLNTISAISARVHPEDLNVVVGSTVTLNCAADDIGTHSIYWYRHSTQSYLTKNSKVFHQAGRLRNFYRRISVVGDASQGEYNLKITNVSFDDADRYSCVFFQGSRYVTESKAGELKVYEAPAVGFPKCDINPNGGIGPGTRVTIKCVSKRGTGAPNSRLDWHRWFEMLPGSFVQGNDPRASYATELSEQDNGAVFTCIESSPVLTIPRTCNVRPFLIPTNVTVVAIQGGKASKKKTKQEQNSSIVVGQEALLSCEVEAIPPATNYTWFVGGELVVESPKFIIENNGAHLRISDVQLSDNGTVIKCKAWNSVLIEGSGETLLEVERFIRSAHTAGSHSFAPSNVAYIIGPTVALILLISIVIFFVVRLRNKKLAHRRGSDSKEVHRDHIRPSMQVTPFISEPQVVEDSSPESDETEPLNGVTICSTPHAAIVEHLREQHTPEDTEVEVNKAPAEDTATRVLMVGRLSSTTSECSVNRDHDKEKDVVSNQLYTKPLKRGSKSKVRRGLLKSDISFPISVSSETDSIYMNCPNTNSVQLV is encoded by the coding sequence ATGGCGATACATCTGAATAGTGTAATATTTTTCGCCATTACAATTCTGCAGGGTTTAAATACCATTAGTGCTATATCTGCAAGAGTGCATCCTGAAGACTTAAATGTTGTTGTTGGTAGTACGGTAACATTAAATTGCGCCGCTGATGATATTGGAACGCACAGTATTTACTGGTATCGGCACTCAACACAATCATATCTGACTAAAAACAGTAAAGTGTTTCACCAGGCAGGGCGATTACGGAATTTCTACCGACGTATCTCCGTTGTGGGTGATGCAAGTCAAGGCGAATACAATCTGAAGATCACTAATGTGTCATTCGATGATGCGGATCGTTATAGCTGTGTGTTCTTCCAAGGGAGTCGATATGTCACAGAATCAAAAGCAGGAGAACTTAAAGTATACGAAGCTCCTGCAGTTGGTTTCCCAAAATGTGACATCAATCCCAATGGTGGTATCGGACCAGGTACCAGAGTGACTATCAAGTGTGTATCCAAACGAGGTACAGGAGCACCGAATTCGCGTCTAGATTGGCACCGATGGTTTGAGATGTTACCTGGTAGTTTTGTACAAGGGAATGATCCAAGAGCTAGCTATGCAACGGAGTTATCTGAACAAGATAACGGAGCAGTGTTTACGTGTATTGAATCAAGTCCTGTTTTAACCATCCCACGTACATGTAATGTGAGGCCATTTCTAATTCCTACCAATGTCACTGTTGTTGCTATCCAGGGTGGTAAGGCATCTAAGAAGAAGACAAAGCAAGAGCAAAACTCTTCTATTGTTGTTGGACAGGAAGCGTTGTTAAGTTGTGAGGTGGAAGCCATCCCACCAGCAACCAATTACACATGGTTTGTTGGTGGTGAACTTGTGGTAGAATCTCCAAAGTTTATCATTGAAAACAATGGAGCGCATTTGAGAATAAGTGATGTGCAACTCTCTGACAATGGAACAGTTATAAAATGCAAAGCATGGAATAGTGTTTTAATTGAAGGATCCGGAGAGACGTTATTAGAAGTTGAGAGATTTATTCGTAGTGCACACACTGCTGGTTCGCATTCCTTTGCACCTTCCAACGTTGCCTATATTATTGGACCTACAGTCGCTCTTATTCTCCTTATATCAATCGTGATATTCTTTGTTGTTAGATTAAGAAACAAGAAATTAGCCCACAGAAGAGGAAGTGATTCTAAAGAAGTGCACCGGGATCATATACGGCCTTCTATGCAAGTAACGCCTTTTATCTCCGAACCTCAGGTTGTTGAAGATTCCAGCCCGGAATCTGATGAAACGGAACCTTTAAATGGAGTTACTATATGTTCAACACCACACGCTGCTATTGTTGAGCATCTAAGAGAGCAACATACTCCAGAAGACACTGAAGTTGAAGTTAATAAAGCTCCTGCAGAAGACACTGCTACAAGAGTGTTAATGGTAGGACGGTTATCGTCAACAACTTCCGAGTGTTCAGTTAACAGAGACCATGATAAGGAAAAAGATGTTGTTAGCAACCAATTATATACAAAGCCTTTAAAACGAGGCAGTAAATCTAAAGTTAGAAGAGGACTGTTGAAGTCAGACATTAGTTTTCCCATCTCGGTTTCCTCGGAGACAGATTCGATTTATATGAACTGTCCAAACACAAATTCTGTTCAACTTGTATAA